Proteins from a single region of Amycolatopsis sp. CA-230715:
- a CDS encoding TetR/AcrR family transcriptional regulator: MTTNRKDKAAETEAALKAAAARLFVERGYLSTKITDITREAGRAAGSFYNHFSSKENLLEALLKDLADAGDEAAEEPGHSADFTDPAAIRYHLRSLWTFYRDNAGAMLAVRQAAMVDEDFGATMRQFGKAQQDELHDHLDTIVAAPDMNLPGSPELSISMMTLLLDSFAHQWLFGPATDGVHRPDDEEAIEALTRFIYRGLTGKDY; encoded by the coding sequence ATGACCACGAACAGGAAAGACAAGGCCGCGGAGACGGAGGCCGCGCTCAAGGCGGCGGCCGCACGGCTGTTCGTCGAACGCGGCTACCTCAGTACGAAGATCACCGACATCACCCGCGAAGCCGGGCGCGCGGCCGGGTCCTTCTACAACCACTTCAGCAGCAAGGAAAACCTGCTCGAAGCCCTGCTCAAGGACCTGGCCGACGCCGGGGACGAGGCCGCGGAGGAGCCGGGGCACAGTGCGGACTTCACCGACCCGGCGGCGATCCGCTACCACCTGCGGTCACTGTGGACGTTCTACCGCGACAACGCGGGCGCGATGCTCGCGGTGCGCCAGGCCGCGATGGTCGACGAGGACTTCGGGGCGACGATGCGCCAGTTCGGCAAGGCCCAGCAGGACGAACTGCACGACCACCTCGACACGATCGTCGCGGCACCGGACATGAACCTGCCTGGCTCGCCGGAACTGAGCATCTCGATGATGACGCTGCTGCTGGATTCCTTCGCGCACCAATGGCTCTTCGGCCCCGCGACCGACGGCGTGCACAGGCCCGACGACGAAGAAGCCATCGAAGCACTGACGCGCTTCATCTACCGGGGCCTGACCGGCAAAGACTACTGA
- a CDS encoding FAD-dependent monooxygenase yields MKVLIAGAGPTGLTLAIDLARHGVEVRIAEKAQAFFAGSRGDGLQPRTLEVFEDLGVLDAVLAAGAPPWPMLMHAGGETTEVSEQFGAKTETRPDAPYTTPWFLGQSRTEEILRDRLAEFGVVVELGTELVGFAQDETGVTATLRRDGRDEAVRADHLVGADGGRSFVRKALGIAFEGVTDESIRMLLGDVRIDALDHEHAHWFASEGNPMEGIMLTPLTGGRHFQFAAPLPDDAVDASLEVLQRQVDRFSGRTDLELTELVWSTVWRPNVRLAERFRSGRVFLAGDAAHVHPPTGGQGLNTGVQDAYNLGWKLADGSAELLASYETERRAIAEYVLAVSTKLMRKYTDGDPDANERGEETQQLNVSYRDGAWGGPVQPGDRAPDAPLRTAEGKQVRLFELFRGPHATRLVFGDGPADGEHTYRIVPAGGSPAGEELLDEGGHAFRAYSVTGSAVVDIRPDGYIAR; encoded by the coding sequence ATGAAGGTTCTCATCGCGGGGGCGGGGCCCACCGGCCTCACGCTCGCCATCGATCTCGCGCGCCACGGCGTCGAGGTCCGCATCGCCGAAAAGGCGCAGGCGTTCTTCGCCGGATCCCGTGGCGACGGCTTGCAGCCGCGCACGCTCGAAGTGTTCGAAGACCTCGGCGTGCTCGATGCCGTGCTCGCCGCGGGCGCGCCGCCGTGGCCGATGCTCATGCACGCCGGCGGCGAAACCACCGAGGTGAGCGAGCAGTTCGGCGCGAAGACCGAGACGCGGCCGGATGCCCCGTACACGACCCCGTGGTTCCTCGGGCAGTCCCGCACCGAGGAGATCCTGCGCGACCGGCTCGCCGAGTTCGGCGTGGTCGTCGAACTGGGCACCGAGCTGGTCGGCTTCGCGCAGGACGAAACCGGGGTCACCGCGACCCTGCGCCGCGACGGCCGGGACGAAGCGGTGCGGGCGGACCATCTCGTCGGCGCCGACGGCGGCCGCAGTTTCGTGCGCAAGGCGCTCGGCATCGCGTTCGAGGGCGTCACCGACGAGTCGATCCGGATGCTGCTCGGCGACGTCCGCATCGACGCGCTCGACCACGAGCACGCGCACTGGTTCGCTTCCGAAGGGAACCCGATGGAAGGGATCATGCTCACCCCGCTGACCGGCGGGCGGCACTTCCAGTTCGCGGCCCCGCTCCCCGACGACGCCGTCGACGCGTCGCTGGAGGTCCTGCAGCGGCAGGTGGACCGGTTCTCCGGGCGGACCGATCTGGAGCTGACCGAACTGGTCTGGTCCACCGTGTGGCGCCCGAACGTGCGGCTCGCCGAGCGGTTCCGGTCCGGCCGGGTGTTCCTCGCGGGCGACGCGGCTCACGTGCACCCGCCGACCGGTGGGCAGGGGCTCAACACCGGCGTGCAGGACGCCTACAACCTCGGCTGGAAGCTCGCGGACGGCTCGGCGGAACTGCTCGCCAGCTACGAGACTGAGCGCAGGGCGATCGCGGAGTACGTGCTGGCGGTGAGCACCAAGCTGATGCGCAAGTACACCGACGGCGACCCGGACGCCAACGAACGCGGCGAGGAAACCCAGCAGCTCAACGTCAGCTACCGCGACGGCGCTTGGGGCGGTCCGGTCCAGCCCGGTGACCGGGCGCCGGACGCGCCGCTGCGCACCGCCGAGGGCAAGCAGGTGCGGCTCTTCGAACTCTTCCGCGGCCCGCACGCCACCCGGCTCGTCTTCGGCGACGGGCCCGCGGACGGCGAGCACACGTACCGGATCGTCCCCGCGGGTGGCTCACCCGCGGGCGAGGAGCTGCTCGACGAGGGCGGGCACGCCTTCCGCGCGTACTCCGTCACCGGATCCGCCGTCGTCGACATCCGCCCCGACGGTTACATCGCGCGCTGA